The genome window CAATGTTGAAATTGACCAAAATCTCCAAATCAAGTGAAACATTCCTCAGCAAGCTGAGATATCAGATTTAGGCATGCAATTTATATCCTCATTCAAGGAGAAGATGGAGAAAATAGAATACCATGTTGCACCGCTAAACCCCAGTAACGAGCAAGCCAACATCTCTTCAAAACAACTTCCTCCTAAAAGATacatacaaaaataaacttaaaagagTATGAACAGCTAAAAATAAATCTCACACGAGTATCAGTAGACAAACCATCTCTTCTTGTGTTAAAATCATTCTTTGCGTCTTTGTACGAAGACTCTTTGCCTCAGATTCTGCTTCTCGGAGCTGTtcggctgctgctgctgccccGTCTTTAAAATTCTGATTATAACAACATAAAAAACTCAAGAAGCTATCACATAAATCAGAAACACTTGATTAAGATCTAAAGAATATACCTCAATTTCTGATCGAAGAGTTGCAATTTCCTCCTCTTTCCCATCCTTGTTTTgcttggcagcaagaagagcaGCCTGAACAATCAATAATTTTTAGTTTAAAGACAGCCACTGACTATGTCATTTTAACAGAACAAGTTTCAACCTATACTACTAGTATCCTTATTAAATGCTATATCTATGCCACATCTAATTTACCCTCCCAACTTACCTCTCTTGAACGCAAAGCTGCTTCCTTCCTGCAGATGAATCATTTAAATAATCACAACCAGGATATCAAATAAAGGCAGAACAGATGCAAAACAGCTCAACGTTACCTGCTCAACAATTTGGCTTCCATGCTTACACCTTCCCCCAGATTAGCAACCTGTGAATGAATTGACCATAAAAATAGCTGAATCAGCACCGCTACCTTCTTTGTAGTAAGCTTATGCTAATAGTGTCAAAACTATAAAGGAAAATATAACATGATAAAAAGAAACATAATGGCAACGTCTCCTGATTTACAAGCCATACAGTTAAATCAATATGAATAAAAGGTTTGACCTGTTTCTCAAGCTCCTTAGCTCTGGCCTCTGCTTGCGCATGTTTTTCTTCAGCAAGGCGAAGCTGTAATGCATGTTTAGGCATAAATTTCACAAATCGAATATAACCGAGACATGCTCCGTGCATGTGTGGTTATGAATGTATGTCTGTATTAGTTAGAATGTAAAATTAGCATTTGCTTGTGTGTACTAAAATGTAGAAGAGCACACCTTCTGAAGTATAATCTCATTATCTTCTTGTAGCATATCAAGCTGCAATTAGAGCACATGTTAGTTTCAAGACTATTGCTGAAAAAATGACAGTTACAGCTCCACAAATAACAATCTTAAAAGTGGAGCAATAATGCATATCCTTAAATACAGGTAAAGGTTATCTGCGCCCGTTATGAAGACTGAATTTGAGGGATGAAAATGACATACTTCATCACGAAGCGCAGAAGCTTCACGCTCATCTCCTGGGGCATTTGCTTTGAACTGTCCAATATCTGGTGTAAACCTGTCCCTGTAACAAATTAAATATATCAGCTACACATACTTCCTAAATTTCGATAACATCAACTAGCTACTATAATGCAAGTGAGAAATAGATATCTTACGAACTTGCCTTTTATCTCTATTCCTATTAGAAGGAGGATCAATTGGAGGTATGGTTACTGGAGTTCTAAGCGATGGTTTGCTCGGTGGTGGCACTACCGCCGCTGAACGAACTGACATAGAGGGCCTCCCCGTTGATGAGGAGCGAACCGATGTTGTATGCTCTACAAAGTTCCGACCTAACTAATTAAAATACCAGAATCCAATCAGCCATAAGATCACCACATTCAAATCCTCTTACAAGTTTACCAATCGAACGTTAACTAAAagtcaaataattaaattaacacTAATTAAGAACAAGCCAATGGTAAAAACTCTAgcagaaaaaataattaaagtttAATTAGACTCGAATTTAACTAAATCACTATAAAACTAAGCTCCTACTCAATCTAAACACAACGAAGTAAGCAAAATTCAGATCTTAAAACGATATCAacgaaattaaacaaaaaatttaattaaaaaactccAATTCCACATGATTCAAAGTTTCAAATCACGTAATTATCAGCGCATATGTTGAATTACCGCAGGCGAGGGAGATCTATTAGGCCGAGTCACCGAAATCGCCGGGAGAGGCTTTGCGCCGTTAGTAAAACCATTTCCGGACAAAGAAGACGGTGCATGAGGCGGCTGAGCGAATCGGAAACCGAGATCATCGTCGTCATCGTCGTCATCGCCGGTGGACTGAGAAGCCATGACCTGAGCTAGCCGTTGAGCGGCGGCTTTAGCGGCGAAGTTTTGATTTCGCTTGATGGTGGAGATTCCGGTGGCCGACGGATTGAGCCGGGACTGAGGGTGCGCTGGCGACATCGCCGGCGAAGAGCCTGTGCTGCTCGAGCCTCCGCTCCACTGCCGCGAGTACACCGGACTCGCTTGTCTCCTCCGATCCATctatatgtgtgtatgtgtgtgtataaatatgtatgtattGCTGTGAAATGAAAGCTGATATTTTCCCCAGAaaattttctcgggaaaatCGAAGGAAAATCGGGAGGTGGACTGAGAGAGACTAGAGAAATAGGGGAAGGTGTTTTTCCCCTTGAGTTCGGGGGTTAGAGACAAGTCGTGTGGGGTTGAAACTTGCAATGCGCATGCTGAGCAAACAAACGGTGGCGTTTTGGCGTTGCACGTTTCGCGGGAGAGGATGGGTGGAAAGCGGGCGGTGACGTGTCAAATGAGAAGGCGTGGGCCCGATACATTTGGTGGCAGCCGATGCCAGATGTTTCGGGTATTGATGCATTTCGCCGGCGGTTTCGAACACGTAGATTTTTTGCTGCGGGGAACCACCGAATCCGGATCCTCTCCAGGTCTTCTTTGTGAAGATTTCGAGAATTCGTAAGTAATATTCGTTTATTGTACATCGTGTGGTCAGCTTTCAtcagatactatttgtgtttaattttaaataacaaaatttaaaaatagttTCTGACCGTGCAATCTACGATTAATAGACACGATACACAGATTCTCGAATTCTTACAAGGAGAATCCGAAGAGTATCCTTATTCAAACTGACTAACTTTGGGACGAGACGAGGTCCATGAAACGTTGACGTTTTGTGAGGAGAAAGCTTTGGACAAATGAGTTGTTAagactaattaataaaaaattattcatcTCTAACTATTCTTAATCATGTCAACTCCCTAATCTGATGTTTAATGATTAAACGTGTTTGTTTGCTCAATGCCAAGCGATTGAGTAAAAGTTACTTAGAGATCAATGGGATAAGATGCCATGTACATAAATAGTAAGATGTCATGGATAACATgtcgtttgtttttttttgagtCACAGTACGTTaatgatttgaaatgttaggatAATATACAGGCGCATGTAAATCTCTCTCATCAAAGTTGCTTGTGTTTCACTATAACATGAAAAAGTGGGAAACAATTGAATTCCACTAGGTGCATGTCTAGGTGTATGAAAACAACTGTGAACCattaattgaaaaatattacaatattaGTTTTACCTGAATTGTATTTAATACGATACATTACTGCGTGTTAAACTTGACGAATTAAGCTCGATTAGCCACATATCTTAGTGTATAAAAGCAAACGTGAAACTGTTGATTGGAAAATCTTTGCAATATAACTTTGCTTTTATCAATGAACCACAAAAATCCAACACAATGATTTTGTTTAGGCACATTATTGTAGCATTTCAAACCAataacgcaagaaaattaaaacacgAGACATCATTGTATTCACGTATAATGTCATGTTGACGTGCCGAGAAGTGTTAAATCCTTTTTGTAACTTTGACACTGCCGGAATTATGATAAGCTCTATTTGTTCACATACATTAACAAGGAAAAATAGCATGCATTTTTGCAGCAACAAACTTGTAGAGAAAAACTATGCAACTTCACCAAACCAAATCAAAGTCATCCAAATCCGGAACTTGCAAACCAACCTCaccaaattaaataagaaaaagtcGCGGCTCATAACCAATAAGCTTAACATAATTAAACTCAATTAATTTGAATAAATTAAGCAGCTGATTTCTTTTCAATGAGCTTCTCTATCAGATCAGCTGCTTCTTGGACCGTGCTTATGTTCTGAGAGCTCTCCTCTTCAACGCTAATGTCAAACTCTTCCTCCAAATTCATCACTATCTCCACCTGTATCCAAATTACTTCTTTGTCAACCTAATCGATAGCAAATAATCCGAGATAGTTTTGAAATGGTATAAATAAAGAATCAATATGCTGGCGACATTCTCGAGACTTGACATAGTAATAGTGCTATTTGAGAACATTGCTACATTAATATGCACATAAAACATGAATTTGATAAATTTGGATAAGGAAATTAGACATACGGTGTCGAGAGAGTCGGCACCAAGTAATGCAAACTTGGAGTCAGAGGAAACCTTTGACTCCGGAGGCAAAGCCAATTGCTTCCTCACAATCTCCACTACCTTTTGCACCGTCTCCGGTTTGGCCTGTCCATTTATGTGGTTTCAATATAACTTGTTAAACTCAAATTTACAAGTCATCTGCCTTATAACCGATTATAAATAGAGAGACAAAAGTTGATGTACAACTAATAATAACTATGAATCTTTCGATAGACGCAACCAATTTTCGAGTTCGAAAAACTTACGGCGCAACAAATTTGGAGATGAGAGATTCTCAAAGAAGAGAAGCCACTCTTGGCCCATCCATTAGAAACCAACTTTAAACTTGAACTTGTTTTTGTTACCTGCATTATTTTCACCTTCAGCACATTTTATTGGTCTAAAAAACCATCAATTGGGCAaatattcaagaaattcaaaaaataacGACCCCTTGTGGTTAACCTATAACTAAGGTATGTGAACGCCTCTCACAGATAAGTAGATAGACTTGTGTGATATGCACATGCAGAGAGTACACCTATCTTGAAAGATAGTAACACAACTGGACGCAAGATTTTCTCCAAAACAGACCCCGAATTTTCAAGAGATAACCCAATTGAACAACAAGAGAAATGTGACTTGAGCACACAAAATTTGGTATAGTAGTACTAAAAGACCAAATGAGACTACAATTAATGAAGACTTAATGGCACGCGTTCATCGTGGCATCTTGAGCAGTTCTAACATAAAAATGGCATAGAATGCTGCAGTGAACGTGTTCTATGTAGGTCTCTCTCAAAATTAACTGCAATAAAAGTGAATCTAAGCTAAATGTTAGTACCTGGCAGGTCTTGATTGGCTGGTTTTGAAAGGTTTGGAACCTGCAGAGAGAAGTTGCTGAAGCAGAAGCCATTGGAGCTCACAAAAGCGAAGCACGGAAACTTGGTTACTTGAAACAGAGATATGGTGAAAGTGTGTTAAACTATCCTATTGGAACAGAGCCCTATCTACTACTTACGTGGCAGATACTCGGACATCATGGTGGGTCCCCAAAAGCCAGGTACAAGTTGCCACATGGGACAAATTAACAACTAGGCATCCAGCAGTGGATAGCACAAAATAATTAAAGTTTAATTAGACTCGAATTTAACTACTTGATCTCTAgcagaaaaaataattaaagtttAATTAAGCTCCTACTTGATCTAAACACAACGAAGTAAGCAAAATTCAGATCTTAAAACGATATCAacgaaattaaacaaaaaatttaattaaaaaactacaaTTCCACAtgattcaaaaattcaaatcatGTAATTATCAGCGTAGATTTTGAATTACCGCAGGCGAGGGAGATCTATTAGGCCGAGTCACCGAAATCGCCGGAAGAGGCTTTGCGCCGTTAGTAAAACCATTTCCGGACAAAGAAGACGGTGCATGAGGCGGCTGAGCGAATCGGAAACCGAGATCATCGTCGTCGTCCTCGTCATCGCCGATGGACTGAGAAGCCATGACTGAGCTATACGTTGAGCGGCGGCTTTAGCGGCGAAGTTTTGATTTCGCTTGATGGTGGAGATTCCGGTGGCTGACGGATTGAGCCGGAACTGAGGGTGCGCTGGCGACATCGCCGGAGAAGAGCCTGTACTGCTCGAGCCTCCGCTCCACTGCTGCGAGTACACCGGACTCGCTTGTCTCCTCCGATCGATctatatgtgtgtatgtgtgtgtataaataTGTGTGTATTGCTGTGAAATGAAAGCTGATATTTTCCCCAGAAAAATTTCTCGGGAAAATCGGGAGGTGGACTGAGAGAGACTAGAGAAATAGGGGAAGGTGTCTTTCCTTTGATATTgattggtacgcagacgggacagGACATGATGGAACATAGAGGGTTAAAGATGTCTTCAGATGGAtacaaggaggaaggaggaaggaggagatggagatgttataattttgtgtttcacGGATGTAGAATGAGTCGTTCTTGGGTGAGACGGAATAAAAATTCATCTAAAATTTGTCCCATGTAATAGTTATTTCCATCCGTTTTAGGTGCACCATATGTGGGATGGAACGCGACGTCCCACTCCGTTCCGTcctgtcccacgtaccaaacgttACCTTTGAGTTTAGGGGTTAGGGACAAGttatggagagatttttcagtgtgatcgttACACGGAATGGTACATCATGTGTCgctatataaatgatgaaatatatatgttaaaaaattaataacttaaaaaataaaatttctcaccacttacatgaaaacacatgatgtaccactcgtgttcctatcacaattaaaaatttctccaagttGTGTAGGGTTGAAACTTGCAATGCGCATGCTGAGCAAACAAACGGTGGCGTTTTGGCGTTTGATTGATGTTGATGCACGTTTCGCGGGAGAGGATGTGTGGAAGTGGGCGGTAACGTGTCAAATAAGAAGGCGTGGGCCCGATACATTTGGTGGCCGCCGATGCCATATGTTTCGGGTATGAAGGCAGAGAATGTGCCcttttgtttgtgtggtcacgattaaaccacgtcaacattttatattactatttatttttgtcttattatctttataaaaaaaatataaaatgttaacgtagtttaaccgtaaccacacaaaacagaatgacacgggaagtgggagggtagagaatctgcctccttcGGGTATTGATGCATTTCGTCGGCGGTTTCGGACACGTAAACTTTTTGCTGCGGGGAACCACTGAATCTAAATCCTTTCCAGATCTTCCTTGTGAGGATTTTGAGAATTCGTGAATAGTATTCGTTCATCGTGCatcgtgcagtcagttttcATCAAACActatttttgttcaattttaaataataaaattaaaaatgatttaTAATTGTACGATGTAAGATGAATGTATACGATACACGAATCTCCAGATTCTCACAAAAAGGATCAGGAGAGGATTCTTATTCGAACAGACTAACGTTGGGACGAGACGAGGTCTATGAAACGTTGACGTTTTGTAAGGAGAAAGCTTTGGACAATGAGTTGTTAAGACTAATTAGTAAAAAATTATTCATCTCTAACTATTCTTAATAATGTCAACTCCCTAATGTgattgtttgggttaatatttgaacattgggcTGCAAATGTGTAGAAGCCCAGAGATATTAATTAAAGGGAGATTTGTCCGAGGCCCAAGCATCAAGCCCAGAGACAAATTGGCGCCTTCCTATTAATGCATAGGCCATGTGCCTATGATTTAAATGTCAAGTGTTGGGGACTAACTCACAATCAGCCAAAAAACACTTTTTAATGATAATACAAGTAGAAagctgatgactcactaccctcaaAGTTCTTTCACGCAAGAACAAAGTCACTACAATCGGACTAATTTGcatataaaaggaggaagaggccccagagataaggacacttaaccaatcaaacaaacaaacatacaaactttgCTTTCAAGCCaaatttgcatccaaaagctgTAATCAACCCAGATCTCAGTCCTTTTCAGGATATCTCCCTCACAAAAGCTTTGTCTAGTTTAAAGCTCTACTATCATCCCTAGTGACGTAGTATCGATTCTCTTATGTAAACtggtttaccatccatccctttttaACATAGAAACCTCTGTAAACTCAAAGAGAAGTGattgcaagaagttcaaccttgcccgacaaggtgaaatcttgcttaAAGTTCTttgtgtgttttctaagataATAGATCTATTACTTAATGTATTCTTCAGCATGTATTCAATTCATATCCATTTGTTTTCCTACTTTaagagtctcatttgcatctgAATCTAGTCAGCTTAATGGATATGCTTTCATTTAATACCAATCAAGAaccaaacaaatgacttaaGGGATCTGGACTCCCCTCATTCGAAtatacaagactatgaactgAAAGTCATTGGTCACAagacaagaaaaagaacttaatgtggacttaactcaTCTACGACAATCATTTGATAGCAAGAAGTCTGAGTAacttggggtgcaagtaatTGACTAAACACAATCTTGTTCTATatctgctatactgagatagcagtggcacgcctagcacttgattagttttgattgcgagccacaaggcctacacctaaggccccacaaaggcacatttcaaaacTAACTCTATCCTCTTTTTGCAGCACATCAGCAAGTAAGAGCCGGACTACACATCTAAAGTGCCAATCCTTTGGGAAGTTGTGCTGAGAGTCGAGGAGCCCTCTCCAGAGAAATCTTCGCCCGAACAGTGATcatatttgtttaattaataaGCGTGTTTGTTTTCTCAATGCCAAGTGATTGAGTAAAAGTTACTTAGAGATCAATGGGAGTAAGATGTCGTGTACATAAATAGTAAGATGTCAAGGCATTATAAACAAATAACATGTCGTTTGTTTTTTTGAGTAACAGTATGTTAATGGTTTGAAATGTTTAGATAATATACGGGGCGCATATAAATCTCTCTCGTCAAAGTTGCTTTGTTTCACTATAACATGAAAAAGTGAGAACCAATTGAGCTCCACTAGATGCATATCTAGGTGCATGAAAACAATTGTGAACAGttaattgaaaaatattacaatattaATTTTACTTGAATTGTATTTAATACAATGCATAGTATGTTAAACTTGACGAATTAAGCTCGATTAGCTACATATCTTAGTGTATAAAAGCAATCGTGAAACTGTTGATTGTGATAACTTTGCTTTTATCAACGAACCACAAAAATCCAACACAATGGTTTTGTTTAAGCACATTATTGTAGCATTTCAAACCAATAACACGAGAAAATTAAAACACGAGACATCATTGTATTCATGTATAATGTCACGTCGACGTGCCGAGAAGTGTTAAATCCTTTTTCTAACTTTGACGCTGCCGAAATTATGATAAGCCCTATTTGTTCACATACATTAACAAGGACAAATAGCATGCATTTTTGCAGCAACAATGTTGTAGAAAAAAACtaggcaacttcaccaaaccAAATCAAAGTCATTCAAATCCACAACTTGCAAACCAACCTCACcaaatcaaataagaaaaagtCGCAGCTCATAACCAATAAGCTTAACATAACTAAACTCAATTAATTTGAATAAATTAAGCAGCTGATTTCTTTTCAATGAGCTTCTCTATCAAATCAGCTGCTTCTTGGACCGTGCTTATGTTCTGAGAGCTCTCCTCTTCAACGCTAATGTCAAACTCTTCCTCCAAATTCATCACTATCTCCACCTGTATCCAAATTACTTCTTCGTCAACCTAATCGATAGCAAATAGTCCGAGATAGTTTTGAAATGGTATAAATAAAGTATCAATATGCTGGCGACATTCTCGAGACTTGACATAGTAATAGTGCTATTTGAGAACATTGCTACATTAATATGCACATAAAACTTGAATTTGATAAACTTGGATAAGAAAATTAGACATACGGTGTCGAGAGAGTCGGCACCAAGTAATGCAAACTTGGAGTCAGGGGAAACCTCTGACTCTGGAGGCAAAGCCAATTGTTTCCTCACAATCTCCACTACCTTTTGCACTGTCTCCGATTTGGCCTGTCAATTTACGTGGTTTCAATATAACTTGTTAAACTCAAATTTACTAGTCATCTGCCTTATAACCGATTATAAATAGAGAGATAGACACAAGTCGATATACAACTAATAATAATTATGACTCTTTCAAGAGACAATAAACTTTCGAATTCGAAAAACTTACAGCACAACAAATTTGGAGATGAGAGATCCTCAAAGAAGAGAAGCCACTCTTGGCCCATCCATTAGAAACCAACTTTAAACTTGAACTTGTTCCTGTTACCTACATTATTTTCACCTTCAGCACATTTTATTGgtctaaaaaatcatcaattgggcaaatattcaagaaattcaaaaaataacGACCCCTTGTGGTTAACCTATAACTAAGGTATGTGAACGCCTCTCACAGATAAGTAGATAGACTCGTGTGAGATGCACATGCAGAGAGTACACCTATCTTGAAAGGTAGTATCACAACTGGATGCAagattttctccaaaacaaaccccaaATTTTCAAGAGATAACCCAATTGAACAACAAGAGAAATGTGACTTGAGCACACAAAATTTGGTATGGTAGTACTAAAAGACCAAATGAGACTAAAATTAATGAAGACTTAATGGCACGTGTTCCCCGTTATCGTGGCATCTTGAGC of Malus sylvestris chromosome 6, drMalSylv7.2, whole genome shotgun sequence contains these proteins:
- the LOC126626002 gene encoding acyl carrier protein 1, chloroplastic-like isoform X3, with the translated sequence MASASATSLCRFQTFQNQPIKTCQVTKTSSSLKLVSNGWAKSGFSSLRISHLQICCAAKPETVQKVVEIVRKQLALPPESKVSSDSKFALLGADSLDTVEIVMNLEEEFDISVEEESSQNISTVQEAADLIEKLIEKKSAA
- the LOC126626000 gene encoding coiled-coil domain-containing protein SCD2-like isoform X2: MDRRRQASPVYSRQWSGGSSSTGSSPAMSPAHPQSRLNPSATGISTIKRNQNFAAKAAAQRLAQVMASQSTGDDDDDDDDLGFRFAQPPHAPSSLSGNGFTNGAKPLPAISVTRPNRSPSPALGRNFVEHTTSVRSSSTGRPSMSVRSAAVVPPPSKPSLRTPVTIPPIDPPSNRNRDKRDRFTPDIGQFKANAPGDEREASALRDELDMLQEDNEIILQKLRLAEEKHAQAEARAKELEKQVANLGEGVSMEAKLLSRKEAALRSREAALLAAKQNKDGKEEEIATLRSEIENFKDGAAAAAEQLREAESEAKSLRTKTQRMILTQEEMEEVVLKRCWLARYWGLAVQHGICADIAVSKHEHWSSLAPLPFEVVISAGQKAKEEPWGKNRSKLARDLTDLTGEGNIESMLSVEMGMRELSSLKVEDAVVIALAQHRRPNSVRQSILDSKSTGDPKFMEAFDLSDEEIEDISFKVAWLTYFWRRAKEHGVEDDIADDRLQLWISRSVQTPTCHDAVDAERGVYELRKLGIEQQLWEASRKEIDQPVSAYKSAAADFDTSS
- the LOC126626000 gene encoding coiled-coil domain-containing protein SCD2-like isoform X3, with product MDRRRQASPVYSRQWSGGSSSTGSSPAMSPAHPQSRLNPSATGISTIKRNQNFAAKAAAQRLAQVMASQSTGDDDDDDDDLGFRFAQPPHAPSSLSGNGFTNGAKPLPAISVTRPNRSPSPALGRNFVEHTTSVRSSSTGRPSMSVRSAAVVPPPSKPSLRTPVTIPPIDPPSNRNRDKRDRFTPDIGQFKANAPGDEREASALRDELDMLQEDNEIILQKLRLAEEKHAQAEARAKELEKQVANLGEGVSMEAKLLSRKEAALRSREAALLAAKQNKDGKEEEIATLRSEIENFKDGAAAAAEQLREAESEAKSLRTKTQRMILTQEEMEEVVLKRCWLARYWGLAVQHGICADIAVSKHEHWSSLAPLPFEVVISAGQKAKEEPWDRSKLARDLTDLTGEGNIESMLSVEMGMRELSSLKVEDAVVIALAQHRRPNSVRQSILDSKSTGDPKFMEAFDLSDEEIEDISFKVAWLTYFWRRAKEHGVEDDIADDRLQLWISRSVQTPTCHDAVDAERGVYELRKLGIEQQLWEASRKEIDQPVSAYKSAAADFDTSS
- the LOC126626000 gene encoding coiled-coil domain-containing protein SCD2-like isoform X1, with product MDRRRQASPVYSRQWSGGSSSTGSSPAMSPAHPQSRLNPSATGISTIKRNQNFAAKAAAQRLAQVMASQSTGDDDDDDDDLGFRFAQPPHAPSSLSGNGFTNGAKPLPAISVTRPNRSPSPALGRNFVEHTTSVRSSSTGRPSMSVRSAAVVPPPSKPSLRTPVTIPPIDPPSNRNRDKRDRFTPDIGQFKANAPGDEREASALRDELDMLQEDNEIILQKLRLAEEKHAQAEARAKELEKQVANLGEGVSMEAKLLSRKEAALRSREAALLAAKQNKDGKEEEIATLRSEIENFKDGAAAAAEQLREAESEAKSLRTKTQRMILTQEEMEEVVLKRCWLARYWGLAVQHGICADIAVSKHEHWSSLAPLPFEVVISAGQKAKEEPWGKNRSKLARDLTDLTGEGNIESMLSVEMGMRELSSLKVEDAVVIALAQHRRPNSVRQSILDSKSTGDPKFMEAFDLSDEEIEDISFKVVSWFAHLNIRNAHIFFPSAMVSTICIKTRNKILNYVGRHLFALNTLSTSQAWLTYFWRRAKEHGVEDDIADDRLQLWISRSVQTPTCHDAVDAERGVYELRKLGIEQQLWEASRKEIDQPVSAYKSAAADFDTSS
- the LOC126626002 gene encoding acyl carrier protein 1, chloroplastic-like isoform X1; translated protein: MASASATSLCRFQTFQNQPIKTCQVTGTSSSLKLVSNGWAKSGFSSLRISHLQICCAAKSETVQKVVEIVRKQLALPPESEVSPDSKFALLGADSLDTVEIVMNLEEEFDISVEEESSQNISTVQEAADLIEKLIEKKSAA
- the LOC126626002 gene encoding acyl carrier protein 1, chloroplastic-like isoform X2 encodes the protein MASASATSLCRFQTFQNQPIKTCQVTKTSSSLKLVSNGWAKSGFSSLRISHLQICCAAKPETVQKVVEIVRKQLALPPESKVSSDSKFALLGADSLDTVEIVMNLEEEFDISVEEESSQNISTVQEAADLIEKLIEKKSAA